A stretch of Desulfobacter hydrogenophilus DNA encodes these proteins:
- a CDS encoding NAD(P)/FAD-dependent oxidoreductase — MDLKQRNDLNIAIIGSGISGICAAYILQKRHKVTLFEKNDYFGGHTHTVILPNGPDTGTPVDTGFIVLNERTYHNFIKFLSQLGVKKCRTDMSFSYFCESTGLCYASQNLNSIFAQRANLLKPKFFRFVYEMVHFLKILRKEYRSNGLPDITLSEYAKQKGLHREVIDQFIIPMAAAIWSGSDFQISRFPIRTFAQFYENHGLLDVSGHPPWYFVKGGSHSYVNAFLKSFKGRAVKNRAVVRISRKPDGITLDFNDDTPQDFDAVVVATHADQALKLLKTPSAGEKKVLGAWSYSKNKTFLHTDTSVMPPSKRAWASWNYRRHKKAKSDAPVTVSYDMTHLQRLKTQQRYFVTLNPQNPIPPSHVIKELNYTHPQYSFEAFRSQEKLPTLNGENNTFFCGAYFGFGFHEDGVKSALSVGKKFGVTL, encoded by the coding sequence ATGGATTTAAAACAGCGAAACGACTTGAATATCGCCATTATTGGTTCCGGCATTTCCGGTATTTGTGCCGCATATATTCTCCAAAAACGGCACAAAGTGACTTTGTTTGAAAAAAATGATTATTTCGGAGGCCATACCCATACAGTTATCCTCCCCAACGGTCCTGATACAGGCACGCCTGTGGATACAGGTTTTATCGTACTCAATGAACGGACCTACCATAATTTTATAAAATTCTTGTCGCAGCTCGGCGTTAAAAAATGCAGGACCGATATGTCATTTTCCTACTTTTGTGAAAGCACAGGTCTGTGTTATGCCAGCCAAAATCTGAATTCGATATTTGCCCAGCGCGCCAACCTCCTTAAGCCTAAATTTTTCCGGTTTGTCTACGAAATGGTACACTTTCTTAAGATACTGAGAAAAGAATATCGTTCCAACGGCCTGCCGGACATCACATTATCTGAATATGCAAAACAAAAAGGCCTTCACCGTGAGGTCATTGACCAGTTCATCATCCCCATGGCAGCAGCCATATGGTCGGGCTCAGATTTTCAAATCAGCCGCTTTCCCATCCGAACCTTTGCCCAATTTTATGAAAACCACGGACTGTTAGACGTAAGCGGCCATCCGCCCTGGTATTTTGTCAAAGGCGGCAGCCATTCCTATGTCAATGCCTTCCTGAAATCATTCAAAGGCAGGGCTGTTAAAAACCGTGCCGTGGTTCGAATATCCCGTAAGCCAGACGGCATTACCTTGGATTTTAACGATGATACCCCCCAGGATTTTGATGCCGTTGTGGTCGCCACCCATGCCGATCAGGCCTTGAAGCTGCTTAAAACCCCAAGTGCCGGTGAAAAAAAAGTTTTAGGGGCCTGGTCTTATTCAAAAAATAAAACATTCCTGCATACGGATACAAGCGTCATGCCCCCCAGCAAAAGGGCCTGGGCCAGCTGGAACTATAGGCGTCATAAAAAAGCCAAGTCAGATGCCCCGGTGACGGTAAGCTATGACATGACCCACCTGCAGAGACTAAAAACACAGCAGCGATATTTTGTAACACTGAATCCACAAAACCCAATCCCCCCATCCCATGTAATCAAAGAACTTAATTATACCCATCCTCAATATTCTTTTGAAGCGTTTAGGTCTCAGGAAAAATTGCCAACCTTAAACGGGGAAAATAACACTTTTTTCTGCGGGGCATATTTCGGGTTTGGATTTCATGAAGATGGGGTTAAGTCCGCACTAAGTGTTGGAAAAAAATTCGGGGTGACCTTATGA
- a CDS encoding pyridoxamine 5'-phosphate oxidase family protein: MSDDRQQVLKNIAGLFESQNLAVLSTQKDNQPYSNLVAFASSSDLKYFYFLTPNTTRKYEHLTANPKVSILVHDSQNKADDFYNAVSVTGTGVSEEIDKSMAQKALDLYLKKHPDLKDFSRAPTTAFIRISIKRYFMVNRFQNVVDVKP, translated from the coding sequence ATGAGTGATGACAGACAACAGGTATTAAAAAATATTGCCGGGCTGTTTGAATCCCAGAATCTTGCGGTTCTCTCAACCCAGAAAGACAACCAGCCATATTCAAACCTTGTTGCATTTGCTTCAAGTTCTGATCTTAAATATTTTTATTTTTTAACCCCCAATACCACTCGAAAATACGAACATCTGACGGCAAATCCCAAAGTTTCTATTCTTGTCCATGACAGCCAAAATAAGGCCGATGATTTCTACAACGCCGTATCAGTTACGGGAACCGGTGTTTCAGAAGAGATTGATAAATCAATGGCACAAAAAGCACTTGATTTATACCTGAAAAAGCATCCGGACCTAAAAGACTTTTCCAGGGCACCGACCACTGCATTTATCCGCATCTCCATAAAACGGTATTTCATGGTCAACCGGTTTCAAAACGTCGTTGACGTCAAGCCATGA
- a CDS encoding permease, with amino-acid sequence MKIAITALGQNLDAQVSNKPGTASHLLVMDMLSKELQWFEGPMKSGPGTGLQFITMAINEKCDAFLTGWLNPVGQRQLEARGITVVTGMTGKAAQVLEQFEREHVADSAALPKESLGTSLLPNARAVTNACRQALTQIGSMLPVIAGVVFLTGLLTAFIPQRILSDFFSGNTLQGVFKGALVGSLFTGNPANSYVIGKSLLDQGIGIGVVIALICAWVTVGIVQLPAESAALGKRFAVARNFLCFILSMGIALVMVGIM; translated from the coding sequence ATGAAAATTGCCATCACCGCCCTTGGACAGAACCTTGATGCCCAGGTGAGCAACAAACCGGGAACGGCGTCACACCTGCTGGTGATGGACATGTTGTCTAAGGAACTGCAATGGTTTGAAGGGCCGATGAAATCCGGCCCGGGCACAGGTCTGCAGTTCATCACCATGGCCATTAACGAAAAATGCGATGCCTTTCTGACAGGCTGGTTAAATCCGGTGGGTCAGCGGCAGCTTGAGGCTCGGGGTATCACGGTGGTAACGGGCATGACCGGCAAGGCCGCGCAGGTCCTTGAACAATTTGAACGGGAGCATGTTGCAGATTCGGCGGCGCTCCCAAAGGAATCGTTGGGCACCTCCCTTTTGCCAAATGCCCGGGCGGTAACAAATGCCTGCCGCCAGGCCCTTACCCAGATCGGCAGCATGCTGCCGGTTATCGCAGGCGTCGTCTTTTTGACTGGCCTGCTGACCGCGTTTATTCCCCAGCGCATCCTGTCCGATTTTTTCTCAGGCAACACGCTTCAAGGTGTTTTCAAAGGTGCCTTGGTTGGAAGCTTGTTTACCGGGAATCCCGCCAACAGTTATGTCATTGGGAAAAGCCTGCTTGACCAGGGCATCGGCATCGGCGTGGTCATTGCCCTGATATGCGCCTGGGTAACGGTCGGGATTGTGCAACTGCCCGCAGAAAGTGCAGCCCTTGGCAAACGTTTTGCCGTGGCCCGAAATTTTCTGTGCTTCATTCTATCCATGGGGATCGCACTTGTTATGGTAGGGATTATGTAG
- a CDS encoding thioredoxin family protein: MMDNTTKERIKAWTPLGRPTLRIADTDHPEQKTFETFARQWQEISTSISWMDSSQPADLPGFFLTNNILYSALPLERELSPFLKGLNALDQPNPGNGIQKTLDNIQAPCRLTLYIALQCPHCPGMVERLIPLAAACENIHLHIIDGSLFPEKAEKDKVMSAPCLILNDDTRWTGAVTEEEILDMIVNKESMDLDTKALKTILEDGRAEWITERMLASKRLFKGFSGLLLHETWSVRLGAMVVVETLAQEAPNLCAELEKILMDAFTTKDIPVQGDILYALGEIGTSDTRDWITAHQAVLSHEDLRDAADDAIQSIEDRFSL, from the coding sequence ATGATGGACAACACCACAAAAGAACGAATCAAGGCCTGGACGCCTTTGGGACGCCCAACCTTACGCATTGCAGACACAGATCATCCCGAGCAAAAAACATTCGAAACCTTTGCCCGCCAATGGCAGGAGATATCGACATCCATATCCTGGATGGATAGCAGTCAACCTGCGGACCTGCCCGGTTTTTTCCTGACAAACAATATTCTATATTCCGCCCTGCCCCTGGAACGTGAACTGTCCCCTTTTTTAAAAGGCCTGAACGCCCTTGACCAACCGAATCCGGGCAATGGAATCCAAAAAACGTTGGACAATATCCAAGCGCCCTGCCGGCTGACCCTGTATATTGCCCTGCAATGCCCTCATTGCCCGGGGATGGTTGAACGACTCATCCCCCTTGCAGCGGCCTGTGAAAACATTCACCTTCACATCATTGACGGGTCCCTGTTCCCTGAAAAAGCCGAAAAAGACAAGGTGATGTCCGCCCCCTGCTTGATTCTGAATGATGATACCCGATGGACCGGGGCTGTGACAGAAGAAGAAATTTTGGACATGATCGTCAATAAAGAGAGCATGGATCTGGATACAAAGGCCCTGAAAACCATACTGGAGGATGGCCGGGCTGAGTGGATCACCGAGCGAATGCTCGCGTCCAAGCGCTTATTTAAAGGATTTTCCGGACTTCTTCTTCACGAAACCTGGTCTGTACGTTTAGGTGCCATGGTGGTGGTGGAAACCCTTGCCCAAGAGGCTCCAAACCTGTGCGCTGAGCTGGAAAAAATTTTAATGGATGCATTCACTACCAAAGATATCCCCGTTCAAGGAGACATTTTATACGCACTGGGAGAAATCGGCACCTCTGATACCCGGGACTGGATCACTGCCCATCAGGCCGTTCTGTCCCACGAAGATCTTAGGGATGCAGCAGATGATGCGATTCAATCTATTGAAGACAGATTTAGTCTCTAA
- a CDS encoding UvrD-helicase domain-containing protein, which translates to MKYIADLHIHSKYSRATAKNLDLEHIYHSARVKGITLVGTGDFTHPAWIQEIETKLEPAEPGLFALKDEIAKQIDADVPASCKGTVRFILQSEISNIYKKDARVRKNHNLIYLPDLDTAKKFNARLDAIGNIKSDGRPILGLDARNLLEIMLETSDRGFFIPAHIWTPWFSMFGSKSGFDTIEECFGDLSSHIFACETGLSSDPPMNWRVKDLDRVRLVSNSDAHSPKFLGRNASVFNTDLAFDAVRRALETHDLNAYKGTLDMYPHQGKYHYDGHRKCGVCLNPDETAALGGICPECGKPLTLGVLYRVRELANRPMGFKPENRHPHSYLVPLADILSQIFGVGPNTKKVKTHYDKAVTALGPELAILTQLSPEIIERAGVPLLAQAIQKMRDGEIHIDPGYDGEYGTVNIFTREEKEDIQGEKSLFAGSSPREKTKKTVGAPRIRKKPQSKDVALPASEKNELPAPVVPKHILDGLNPEQDRAVKSESRAVVIQAGPGTGKTRTLTARIAWLLRENRAIPENILALTFTNKAAGELSDRIESFISKGGHLVTAATFHGFCLKMLKRYSDFKRGLMEDDLRFEMLGLAVKAVTGEKKVLKRTVSKLDAWISRQKQQLKEPGDEGQGDAANNGIEYFDPVWPEVYKTYDQMLEERGLADFEDLIFICFRLFSRDAALLEQVRQQYKFIFVDEYQDLNLGQYKLVKLLSQDSHIFVIGDPDQSIYGFRGSDSRFFYRFEQDFPGCEQIRLRQNYRSTQTILDASFQVICTGDDKDNERHKIYASLDGTQKISINETAGEGAEAVAVGKIIEKGVGGISFLSMDKGTGPDSGTDKEYAFSDFAVLYRTRQQAQAFAQAFEKVGIPFQTADREHWIDMAGIKDLLALVRIFLGRGSNADQQQFAQFLPRIAALSNPMDTSTFLDTLGGWLDITALGQTDEKLAAAWQRLKTLADRYSSPGELIDNLRLDQDPDFLDKSVEKVSLMTMHAAKGLEFPVVFLTGCENGTIPFARDGKTVEDPDEERRLFYVAMTRAKEMLYLTYARKRRIFGREQQRIRTCFIDDIEKKLARYEKGKKQVKKPKSKDIQLELF; encoded by the coding sequence ATGAAATATATAGCAGATCTGCATATCCATTCAAAATATTCCCGGGCCACAGCCAAAAATCTGGATCTGGAGCATATTTACCATAGTGCCCGGGTCAAAGGCATTACCCTGGTAGGTACAGGGGATTTTACCCATCCTGCCTGGATTCAGGAGATCGAAACAAAGCTTGAGCCTGCTGAACCAGGGTTGTTTGCATTGAAAGATGAGATTGCAAAACAGATTGACGCCGATGTACCGGCTTCGTGCAAAGGAACTGTGCGTTTTATCCTTCAGTCTGAGATTTCCAATATATATAAAAAGGACGCAAGGGTTCGCAAAAATCATAATTTGATTTATCTGCCGGATCTGGACACGGCAAAGAAATTTAATGCCCGTCTGGATGCCATCGGCAACATCAAATCCGACGGCCGGCCCATACTGGGGCTGGATGCCAGGAATTTGCTGGAGATCATGCTGGAAACATCCGACCGGGGATTTTTTATCCCGGCCCATATCTGGACCCCGTGGTTTTCCATGTTCGGATCCAAATCCGGATTTGACACCATTGAGGAATGCTTTGGGGATTTAAGTTCCCACATATTTGCCTGTGAAACCGGCCTGTCATCAGATCCGCCCATGAACTGGCGGGTGAAAGATCTGGACAGGGTCCGGCTGGTATCCAACTCCGATGCCCATTCCCCGAAATTTCTGGGCCGCAATGCTTCGGTGTTTAATACGGATCTGGCCTTTGATGCGGTGCGACGTGCCCTTGAAACCCATGATCTTAACGCATATAAAGGCACCTTGGATATGTATCCCCACCAGGGAAAATACCACTATGACGGCCACCGCAAATGCGGAGTGTGTCTCAATCCCGATGAAACCGCAGCGTTGGGCGGGATTTGCCCTGAATGCGGGAAACCCCTGACTCTGGGCGTGCTTTACCGGGTCCGGGAACTGGCCAACAGGCCCATGGGGTTTAAGCCTGAAAACCGGCATCCCCATTCCTATTTGGTGCCCCTGGCAGATATTTTGTCCCAGATTTTTGGGGTGGGTCCCAATACCAAAAAGGTGAAAACCCATTATGATAAGGCTGTCACTGCCCTGGGGCCGGAACTTGCCATACTCACACAGCTCTCACCTGAAATCATTGAACGTGCCGGTGTGCCTTTACTGGCCCAAGCCATACAAAAAATGAGAGACGGGGAGATTCACATTGACCCCGGGTATGACGGTGAATATGGGACGGTCAATATCTTCACCCGGGAAGAAAAGGAAGACATCCAGGGAGAAAAAAGTCTGTTTGCCGGCTCTTCGCCCCGTGAAAAAACAAAAAAAACGGTCGGCGCACCGCGTATTCGTAAAAAACCCCAAAGCAAAGATGTGGCATTACCTGCATCTGAAAAAAACGAACTCCCGGCACCCGTTGTCCCCAAACATATCCTGGACGGCCTGAACCCCGAGCAGGACAGGGCGGTTAAATCCGAATCAAGGGCCGTGGTGATCCAGGCCGGGCCGGGCACGGGAAAAACCCGTACCCTTACGGCCAGAATTGCCTGGTTGCTCAGGGAAAACCGGGCTATCCCTGAAAACATCCTGGCTTTGACCTTTACAAATAAGGCGGCCGGCGAACTTTCGGACCGGATTGAATCCTTTATTTCAAAGGGCGGACACCTTGTGACAGCTGCCACCTTTCACGGGTTCTGTCTTAAAATGCTCAAGCGTTATTCGGATTTCAAGCGTGGCCTCATGGAGGATGACCTGCGTTTTGAAATGCTGGGTCTGGCGGTCAAAGCGGTGACGGGCGAAAAAAAGGTGCTCAAAAGAACCGTGTCAAAACTGGATGCCTGGATCAGTCGACAAAAGCAGCAATTAAAGGAACCTGGTGATGAGGGGCAGGGGGACGCGGCAAACAACGGCATTGAATATTTCGATCCGGTTTGGCCCGAGGTGTACAAAACCTATGACCAAATGCTTGAAGAACGCGGCCTGGCAGATTTTGAAGATTTGATTTTTATCTGTTTCAGGCTTTTTTCCAGGGATGCAGCCCTGCTCGAACAGGTACGCCAACAGTATAAATTTATTTTTGTGGATGAGTACCAGGATTTGAACCTGGGCCAGTATAAGCTGGTGAAGCTTCTTTCACAAGACAGTCACATTTTTGTGATTGGTGACCCCGATCAGTCCATCTACGGATTCAGGGGCTCGGACAGCCGGTTTTTCTACCGGTTTGAACAGGATTTCCCCGGGTGCGAACAGATCCGTCTGCGCCAAAATTACCGGTCCACCCAGACCATCCTGGACGCCTCGTTCCAGGTGATTTGTACCGGTGATGACAAGGATAATGAGAGGCATAAAATTTATGCAAGCCTTGACGGCACACAAAAGATTTCCATCAATGAAACTGCCGGCGAAGGCGCCGAGGCGGTTGCCGTGGGAAAGATCATTGAAAAAGGGGTGGGGGGGATCTCTTTTCTGTCCATGGATAAGGGCACGGGACCGGACTCCGGGACGGACAAGGAATATGCCTTTTCCGATTTTGCCGTGCTCTATCGTACCCGGCAGCAGGCCCAGGCCTTTGCCCAGGCCTTTGAGAAGGTTGGCATCCCTTTTCAGACCGCAGACCGGGAACACTGGATCGATATGGCAGGCATAAAAGACCTGTTGGCCCTGGTGCGGATTTTTCTTGGCCGTGGCAGTAACGCAGATCAGCAGCAATTTGCACAATTTTTACCCAGGATTGCAGCGCTTTCAAATCCCATGGACACGTCAACGTTTCTTGATACCTTGGGTGGCTGGCTGGATATTACGGCCCTGGGCCAAACTGATGAAAAATTGGCAGCGGCATGGCAGCGGCTTAAGACACTGGCAGACCGGTATTCTTCTCCTGGTGAGCTTATAGACAACCTAAGGTTGGATCAGGACCCAGATTTTCTGGACAAATCCGTTGAAAAGGTCTCTTTGATGACCATGCATGCGGCCAAGGGGCTTGAGTTTCCAGTTGTTTTTCTTACCGGATGCGAAAACGGCACGATTCCCTTTGCCCGGGACGGGAAAACCGTGGAGGACCCGGATGAAGAGCGTCGCCTTTTCTACGTGGCCATGACCCGGGCAAAGGAGATGCTCTATTTGACATATGCACGAAAAAGACGCATATTCGGCCGGGAACAGCAAAGAATCCGGACCTGTTTTATTGATGATATTGAAAAGAAACTGGCCCGTTATGAAAAGGGGAAA